A single Xenopus laevis strain J_2021 chromosome 3S, Xenopus_laevis_v10.1, whole genome shotgun sequence DNA region contains:
- the LOC121402075 gene encoding alpha-aminoadipic semialdehyde synthase, mitochondrial-like isoform X2, whose amino-acid sequence MKAGGIIQEDIQEASLIVGVTRPPEEKLLPKKTYAFFFHTIKAQESNMSLLDEILKMEIRLIDYENMVDHRGVRVVAFGKWAGVAVN is encoded by the exons ATGAAAGCAGGCGGTATTATTCAAGAAGATATACAAGAAGCATCTCTTATTGTAGGTGTTACGAGACCTCCAGAGGAGAAACTCCTACCAAAGAAGACCTATGCGTTCTTTTTTCACACCATAAAAGCCCAGGAATCAAATATGTCATTATTGGATGAAATCCTTAAGATG GAAATTCGGTTGATTGATTATGAAAACATGGTGGATCATCGAGGAGTGCGAGTAGTGGCTTTTGGAAAGTGGGCTGGAGTGGCAG tAAACTAG
- the LOC121402075 gene encoding alpha-aminoadipic semialdehyde synthase, mitochondrial-like isoform X1: MKAGGIIQEDIQEASLIVGVTRPPEEKLLPKKTYAFFFHTIKAQESNMSLLDEILKMEIRLIDYENMVDHRGVRVVAFGKWAGVAGMINMLHGLGQRFLALGHHTPFMVIIKYHRESLH, encoded by the exons ATGAAAGCAGGCGGTATTATTCAAGAAGATATACAAGAAGCATCTCTTATTGTAGGTGTTACGAGACCTCCAGAGGAGAAACTCCTACCAAAGAAGACCTATGCGTTCTTTTTTCACACCATAAAAGCCCAGGAATCAAATATGTCATTATTGGATGAAATCCTTAAGATG GAAATTCGGTTGATTGATTATGAAAACATGGTGGATCATCGAGGAGTGCGAGTAGTGGCTTTTGGAAAGTGGGCTGGAGTGGCAG GGATGATCAACATGCTGCATGGTTTAGGTCAACGATTTCTTGCCCTAGGACATCACACCCCATTTATGGTAATTATTAAATATCATAGAGAGAGtcttcattaa